The following coding sequences lie in one Chryseobacterium culicis genomic window:
- a CDS encoding MIP/aquaporin family protein, giving the protein MSKKTYMTPFIAEVIGTMLLILLGNGVVANVVLKDTKGNNSGWIVITTAWALAVFVGVTVAGPISGAHLNPAVTIGLAAAGKFSWDLVPSYIAAQMIGGMLGAFLVWLFNKDHFAITEDEGAKLACFSTSPAIRKPSSNLISEIIGTFVLVFVIFHFSDPSISLQADPTAKVGLGTVGAIPVTFLVWVIGLSLGGTTGYAINPARDLAPRIMHAILPVKGSSDWGYAWIPVVGPITGAIIAAVLYGFLK; this is encoded by the coding sequence ATATCAAAAAAAACTTATATGACCCCATTTATTGCAGAAGTTATCGGTACGATGCTTCTTATATTGTTAGGCAACGGTGTTGTAGCCAATGTTGTCTTAAAAGATACGAAAGGAAATAATTCCGGATGGATTGTGATTACTACCGCATGGGCATTAGCCGTATTTGTGGGAGTAACCGTTGCAGGGCCAATAAGTGGGGCCCATCTGAATCCGGCTGTAACGATTGGTCTTGCAGCTGCAGGGAAATTTTCATGGGATCTGGTTCCTTCTTATATCGCAGCCCAAATGATTGGAGGAATGTTGGGAGCTTTTCTGGTATGGCTGTTTAATAAAGATCATTTTGCTATTACAGAAGATGAAGGCGCGAAACTGGCTTGTTTCAGTACAAGCCCTGCCATCAGAAAACCCTCTTCTAATCTGATCAGTGAGATCATCGGAACATTCGTGCTGGTATTTGTTATTTTTCATTTTTCTGATCCGAGTATCTCTTTACAGGCAGACCCCACCGCCAAAGTAGGGTTAGGTACTGTGGGTGCTATTCCGGTTACGTTTCTGGTTTGGGTAATTGGTTTATCTCTGGGAGGCACTACAGGATATGCCATCAATCCGGCAAGAGATCTTGCGCCAAGAATCATGCATGCCATCCTGCCTGTAAAAGGGAGCAGTGATTGGGGATACGCATGGATTCCTGTAGTAGGTCCTATTACAGGAGCTATTATCGCAGCTGTTTTATATGGATTTCTAAAATAG
- the glpK gene encoding glycerol kinase GlpK, whose amino-acid sequence MNEKLILALDQGTTSSRAILFNHSGEIEYVSQKDFRQIFPTPGWVEHDPNEIWSSQISVAAEIIAKAGISGLEVAAIGITNQRETTIVWDKETGEPIYNAIVWQDRRTSKYCDELKEQGHAETIKEKTGLVLDAYFSATKLKWILDHVEGARQKAEEGKLCFGTVDTWLVWKLTRGKMFITDVSNASRTMLLNIHTLEWDNDLLKLFDIPRNILPEVKQSSEIYGETATTLFSTKIPIAGIAGDQQAALFGQMCTTPGMVKNTYGTGCFLLMNTGTEAVSSKNNLLTTVAWKINGEVNYALEGSVFVGGAAIQWLRDGLKLIHSSDEVNRLAASVKDNGGVYFVPALTGLGAPYWDQYARGTIVGITRGTTDAHIARATLEGIAFQVYDIVKAMEADSGRESLELRVDGGASASDLLMQIQSDLFGFKITRPKTLETTALGAAYLAGLAVGYWKSIDEIQEQWIVDKDFHPQLDREQVDKMTHFWKKAVKSAQSWIED is encoded by the coding sequence ATGAATGAAAAACTAATTCTCGCTCTTGATCAGGGAACAACTTCCTCCAGAGCGATTCTCTTCAACCATAGTGGAGAAATAGAATATGTATCTCAAAAGGATTTCAGACAAATATTTCCTACTCCGGGTTGGGTAGAACACGATCCCAATGAAATTTGGTCTTCACAGATCTCCGTAGCAGCGGAAATTATTGCGAAAGCAGGAATCTCCGGACTTGAAGTTGCAGCTATCGGAATTACCAATCAACGTGAAACGACAATCGTTTGGGATAAGGAAACCGGCGAGCCCATCTACAATGCAATTGTATGGCAGGACCGCAGAACTTCAAAATATTGCGATGAGCTGAAAGAACAGGGACATGCAGAAACGATCAAAGAAAAAACAGGACTTGTTCTGGATGCGTACTTTTCAGCAACCAAATTAAAATGGATTCTTGATCATGTAGAAGGAGCAAGACAAAAAGCTGAAGAAGGCAAATTATGTTTCGGAACCGTTGACACATGGCTTGTATGGAAGCTTACCCGTGGAAAAATGTTCATTACGGATGTTTCCAATGCCAGCAGAACAATGCTTTTAAACATTCATACACTAGAATGGGATAATGATTTATTAAAATTATTCGACATTCCTAGAAACATTCTTCCTGAAGTAAAACAGAGCAGTGAAATATATGGAGAAACTGCTACTACTCTATTCTCTACCAAAATTCCTATTGCCGGAATTGCCGGAGACCAGCAGGCTGCCTTATTCGGACAGATGTGCACCACTCCGGGAATGGTAAAAAACACCTATGGAACAGGATGCTTCTTATTAATGAACACAGGAACAGAAGCTGTTTCTTCTAAAAACAATCTTCTTACAACAGTAGCCTGGAAAATCAATGGAGAAGTCAACTATGCACTGGAAGGAAGTGTATTTGTAGGAGGAGCTGCCATTCAATGGCTAAGAGATGGACTTAAACTGATTCATTCCTCTGATGAAGTAAACAGACTTGCAGCCTCTGTAAAAGACAACGGTGGCGTTTATTTCGTTCCGGCACTTACAGGACTTGGTGCTCCTTACTGGGATCAGTATGCCCGTGGAACCATTGTAGGGATCACCCGCGGAACAACCGATGCCCACATAGCAAGAGCCACACTGGAAGGAATTGCATTTCAGGTTTATGATATTGTAAAAGCAATGGAAGCAGATTCAGGAAGAGAAAGTCTGGAACTGAGAGTAGATGGCGGAGCTTCGGCAAGTGATCTTTTGATGCAGATACAGTCTGACCTTTTCGGATTTAAAATCACAAGGCCAAAAACATTGGAAACCACTGCACTTGGAGCAGCTTATCTTGCCGGACTTGCAGTAGGATACTGGAAAAGTATAGACGAAATCCAGGAACAGTGGATTGTAGACAAAGACTTCCACCCTCAATTAGACAGAGAACAAGTGGATAAAATGACCCACTTCTGGAAGAAAGCGGTAAAAAGCGCTCAAAGCTGGATAGAAGATTAA
- a CDS encoding glycerol-3-phosphate dehydrogenase/oxidase: MKRNEELSKLTHVKEWDFIVIGGGASGLGSALDAVSRGFKTLLLESHDFAKATSSRSTKLVHGGVRYLAQGDVGLVKEALKERGLLAKNAAHIVKNQSFIIPNYTWWGGIYYKIGLSIYDFLAGKLSLGKTKYISKSKTVEKLPTIEQNHLMSGVVYQDGQFDDARLAINLTQTIIEKGGSAVNYVKVVNLLKDASDKVIGVVAEDQFSKQQYQIHGKVVINATGVFTNDILNMNNPKHGKLVVPSQGIHLVLDKSFLKSDDAIMIPKTSDGRVLFVVPWHDRALVGTTDTLLKDESFEPRALEEEINFVLNTARQYLAKKPTREDVKSVFAGLRPLAAPKDGSKSTKEVSRSHKVITSETGLVSIIGGKWTTYRKMAEDTVDEAMKVHRLGNSPSKTEHLSIHGNVKPEQVDRTNHLYVYGSDIPAIKALQESNSRYAQKIHPDHPFTVAEVVWAVRAEMAETIEDILARRVRLLFLDARAAIDSAHNIARIIAEEKGYSEEWAQQQENEFIELARGYLLTPYSPKVINLN; encoded by the coding sequence ATGAAACGAAACGAAGAACTTAGTAAGTTAACCCATGTAAAAGAATGGGACTTTATTGTCATAGGAGGAGGAGCCAGTGGTTTAGGTTCAGCATTAGATGCTGTAAGCAGAGGATTCAAAACATTATTGCTTGAATCTCATGACTTTGCAAAAGCAACATCCAGCAGAAGTACCAAATTGGTACACGGTGGAGTTAGATATCTTGCCCAGGGAGATGTCGGATTGGTAAAAGAAGCATTGAAAGAAAGAGGACTCTTGGCAAAAAATGCAGCACATATTGTAAAAAATCAGTCTTTTATTATTCCCAACTATACATGGTGGGGAGGAATCTATTATAAGATAGGATTATCAATTTATGATTTTCTTGCCGGAAAACTGAGTTTAGGTAAAACCAAATACATCAGCAAATCAAAAACTGTTGAAAAGCTTCCTACCATTGAACAAAACCATTTGATGAGTGGTGTTGTTTATCAGGATGGACAATTTGATGATGCCCGACTTGCAATCAATCTTACCCAGACTATTATTGAAAAAGGCGGAAGCGCCGTTAATTATGTAAAAGTAGTTAACCTTCTGAAAGATGCTTCGGATAAGGTCATCGGTGTGGTTGCAGAAGATCAGTTTTCCAAACAGCAATATCAGATTCATGGTAAAGTAGTCATCAATGCTACAGGGGTATTTACCAATGATATTCTTAATATGAATAATCCTAAACATGGTAAACTGGTAGTACCAAGCCAGGGAATTCACCTTGTACTGGATAAATCCTTCCTGAAAAGTGATGATGCCATCATGATTCCGAAAACATCAGATGGCAGGGTTTTATTTGTTGTTCCATGGCATGACAGAGCTTTGGTAGGAACTACAGATACCCTTTTAAAAGATGAAAGTTTTGAACCGCGTGCCCTGGAAGAAGAAATCAACTTTGTTTTAAATACCGCAAGACAATATCTGGCAAAAAAACCAACACGTGAAGATGTAAAATCAGTTTTCGCAGGTCTTCGTCCGCTTGCTGCTCCTAAAGACGGAAGCAAAAGCACAAAAGAAGTTTCCCGAAGCCATAAAGTGATTACTTCAGAAACCGGATTAGTATCTATTATAGGAGGAAAGTGGACAACCTACCGTAAAATGGCAGAAGATACTGTAGACGAAGCGATGAAAGTTCACAGGTTGGGAAACAGCCCATCTAAAACTGAGCATCTTTCTATCCATGGAAATGTAAAACCAGAACAGGTAGACCGAACGAATCATCTCTATGTTTACGGATCTGATATTCCGGCTATCAAAGCATTGCAGGAAAGCAATTCGCGTTATGCTCAAAAGATCCACCCTGATCATCCTTTTACTGTAGCAGAAGTGGTATGGGCCGTAAGAGCTGAAATGGCAGAAACAATTGAAGATATTCTGGCAAGAAGAGTCCGTTTACTGTTCCTGGATGCAAGAGCAGCAATAGACAGTGCTCATAATATAGCGAGAATCATTGCTGAAGAAAAAGGATATTCTGAAGAATGGGCGCAGCAGCAGGAAAATGAATTCATTGAATTAGCAAGAGGGTATTTATTAACTCCTTATTCACCTAAAGTTATCAACCTAAATTAG
- a CDS encoding DeoR/GlpR family DNA-binding transcription regulator, protein MEKLLPRQDEILKELDEKGHVLVQDLCERLNVSSVTIRKDLNYLESLGLLFRNHGGASKQVRYAYEKNVGEKENINVEAKQVIAKAALSLIQENDCIILASGTTMHYLARMLMNFGPLTVLTSSLRVAIELCNNPNINIIQLGGEVRKSSTSIVGSISEGILKQFSCNKLFMGVDGIDPEFGISTSNAAEAHLNQIMMECADQTVIVADSSKLNKKGFGKIADLDQVDYLITDTGICAEDRAKLEEVGVKVIAR, encoded by the coding sequence ATGGAAAAGCTATTACCAAGGCAGGATGAAATACTTAAAGAGCTGGACGAGAAAGGGCATGTACTTGTGCAGGATCTGTGTGAAAGGCTCAATGTATCTTCAGTTACGATCCGAAAGGATTTGAACTATCTCGAAAGTCTGGGGCTTCTTTTCAGAAATCATGGAGGAGCAAGTAAGCAGGTAAGATATGCTTATGAAAAAAATGTTGGGGAAAAAGAAAATATCAATGTGGAGGCCAAGCAGGTTATTGCAAAAGCTGCACTGTCATTGATTCAGGAAAACGACTGTATTATTCTGGCATCCGGAACAACAATGCATTATCTTGCCAGAATGCTGATGAACTTTGGACCGCTTACTGTACTGACATCTTCTTTACGGGTAGCCATTGAGCTTTGTAATAATCCTAATATTAATATTATACAATTAGGAGGAGAAGTGCGAAAGAGCTCTACTTCTATAGTAGGATCTATTTCCGAAGGAATCCTCAAGCAGTTTTCATGTAATAAACTTTTTATGGGAGTGGACGGGATTGATCCTGAATTTGGAATCAGTACTTCCAATGCTGCAGAAGCTCATTTGAATCAGATTATGATGGAATGTGCGGATCAGACGGTTATTGTCGCAGATTCCTCAAAATTGAATAAAAAAGGATTTGGAAAGATTGCGGATTTAGATCAGGTGGATTATCTGATTACAGATACAGGTATTTGTGCTGAAGACAGGGCTAAGCTGGAAGAAGTAGGAGTGAAAGTGATTGCCCGGTAA
- the rplC gene encoding 50S ribosomal protein L3 encodes MSGIIGKKIGMTSLFNEEGKNIPCTVIQAGPCSVLQVRTLENDGYTAVQLGFDDKSEKNVGKALAGHFKKAGSAPKAKLVEFHNGFADVKVGEEVKVDLFIEGEYVDVTGTSKGKGFQGVVKRHGFGGVMQATHGQHNRLRAPGSIGAGSDPSRVFKGMRMAGRMGGEQVTVQNLQVLKVDQEQNLLVVKGAVPGAKNSYVIIRKWN; translated from the coding sequence ATGTCAGGTATTATTGGTAAAAAAATCGGTATGACATCTTTGTTTAACGAAGAAGGAAAAAACATTCCTTGTACAGTTATTCAAGCAGGTCCATGCTCGGTTTTACAGGTCAGAACCTTAGAAAACGACGGTTATACAGCTGTGCAGTTAGGTTTCGATGACAAGAGTGAGAAGAACGTTGGTAAAGCGTTAGCTGGCCATTTTAAAAAGGCTGGTTCTGCTCCTAAAGCTAAATTAGTAGAATTCCACAATGGATTTGCTGATGTGAAAGTAGGAGAAGAAGTAAAAGTTGATTTATTCATCGAAGGTGAGTATGTTGACGTAACAGGAACTTCAAAAGGTAAAGGCTTCCAGGGTGTTGTTAAAAGACACGGATTTGGAGGTGTAATGCAGGCAACTCATGGTCAGCACAACAGACTTAGAGCTCCAGGTTCTATCGGTGCTGGTTCAGACCCTTCAAGAGTATTCAAAGGGATGAGAATGGCTGGAAGAATGGGAGGTGAGCAGGTAACTGTTCAAAACCTTCAAGTGTTAAAAGTTGATCAAGAACAAAATCTTTTAGTAGTAAAAGGTGCTGTTCCGGGAGCTAAAAATTCTTATGTAATTATCAGAAAATGGAACTAG
- the rplD gene encoding 50S ribosomal protein L4: MELVVLNTSGKETGRKVTLDETVFGIEPNQHAVYLEVKQYLAAQRQGTHKAKERSEITASTKKLKKQKGSGSARYGDIKSPTFRGGGRVFGPKPRDYRFKLNKALKRLAKKSVLSQKMRDNSIKVLEDVSFDAPKTKDFINVLNALELNGKKSLFVLPEANKNVYLSSRNLPKTKVMNFNEISSYDLVNAGEIIFFEGAVEKFQENLKK; this comes from the coding sequence ATGGAACTAGTAGTATTAAATACATCAGGAAAAGAGACCGGAAGAAAAGTAACTCTAGACGAAACAGTATTCGGAATTGAGCCAAATCAGCACGCGGTTTACTTAGAAGTTAAACAGTACCTTGCTGCACAAAGACAAGGAACTCATAAAGCAAAAGAAAGAAGCGAAATTACTGCTTCTACTAAAAAGCTTAAGAAGCAAAAAGGATCAGGATCTGCTAGATATGGTGATATCAAATCTCCAACTTTCAGAGGTGGAGGTAGAGTATTCGGACCAAAACCAAGAGACTACAGATTCAAATTGAACAAAGCTCTTAAGAGATTGGCTAAGAAATCTGTTTTATCTCAGAAAATGAGAGACAACAGCATTAAAGTTTTAGAAGATGTGAGCTTTGATGCTCCTAAGACTAAAGATTTCATCAATGTATTAAATGCATTGGAACTTAACGGTAAAAAATCTTTATTCGTTCTTCCTGAAGCTAACAAGAATGTGTATTTATCTTCAAGAAACTTACCTAAAACTAAAGTAATGAACTTCAACGAAATCAGTTCTTACGATTTAGTAAATGCTGGTGAGATCATTTTCTTCGAAGGTGCAGTTGAAAAATTCCAGGAAAATTTAAAGAAATAA
- the rplW gene encoding 50S ribosomal protein L23: protein MSVIIKPVISEKANYLTDLRGTYSFLVNPKSNKIQIKKAVEAAYGVKVADVNTMIYAPKVSSKYTKKGLQVGKTNKLKKAVIKLAEGEVIDIFAVN, encoded by the coding sequence ATGTCAGTTATTATTAAACCAGTTATTTCAGAAAAGGCTAACTACCTTACAGATTTAAGAGGTACTTATTCTTTCTTAGTTAACCCTAAGTCGAATAAGATCCAGATTAAAAAGGCTGTTGAAGCAGCTTACGGTGTAAAAGTAGCAGACGTTAACACAATGATTTATGCTCCGAAGGTTTCTTCAAAATACACTAAAAAAGGTCTTCAAGTAGGAAAGACAAACAAATTGAAAAAAGCGGTAATCAAACTTGCTGAAGGTGAGGTTATCGATATTTTTGCTGTAAATTAA
- the rplB gene encoding 50S ribosomal protein L2 gives MSVRKLKPITPGQRFRIVNNFEEITTNKPEKSLTVGISKSGGRNQTGKMTMRYTGGGHKKKYRIIDFKRNKANVEATVKTVEYDPNRTAFIALLEYADGEKRYIIAPNGIKVDQKVISGESVEPNVGNAMKLKNIPLGTVISCVEMKPGQGAILARSAGSSAQLTSRDGKYAIIKLPSGESRMILTECMAMIGSVSNSDHQLTVSGKAGRSRWLGRRPRTRAVVMNPVDHPMGGGEGRSSGGHPRSRNGMPAKGYKTRKKNKASNRHIISKRK, from the coding sequence ATGTCTGTTAGAAAATTAAAACCTATCACCCCGGGACAGAGATTCAGAATTGTTAACAATTTTGAAGAAATTACTACCAACAAACCAGAGAAATCTCTAACAGTTGGTATTAGTAAGTCAGGTGGACGTAACCAAACTGGTAAAATGACCATGCGTTACACCGGAGGTGGACACAAAAAGAAATACAGAATTATTGACTTCAAAAGAAACAAAGCAAACGTTGAAGCAACTGTAAAAACTGTAGAGTATGATCCAAACAGAACTGCATTTATCGCTTTACTAGAGTATGCTGATGGAGAGAAGAGATATATCATCGCTCCAAACGGTATCAAAGTTGATCAGAAAGTAATTTCTGGTGAAAGCGTAGAACCAAATGTAGGGAACGCAATGAAGTTGAAAAACATTCCATTAGGTACTGTGATTTCTTGTGTTGAAATGAAGCCTGGCCAAGGTGCTATTTTAGCAAGAAGTGCTGGTTCTTCAGCTCAATTGACTTCAAGAGACGGAAAATATGCAATCATCAAGTTACCTTCAGGAGAATCTAGAATGATCCTTACTGAATGTATGGCAATGATTGGATCTGTTTCTAACTCTGACCACCAGTTAACTGTATCAGGTAAGGCTGGTAGAAGCAGATGGTTAGGTAGAAGACCAAGAACAAGAGCGGTTGTAATGAACCCAGTAGATCACCCAATGGGAGGTGGTGAAGGGCGTTCTTCAGGAGGTCACCCAAGATCTAGAAATGGTATGCCTGCTAAAGGTTACAAAACCAGAAAGAAAAATAAAGCGTCTAACCGTCATATCATATCTAAACGTAAATAA
- the rpsS gene encoding 30S ribosomal protein S19, with the protein MARSLKKGPFIHHTLDKKVQTNIESGKKTVIKTWSRASMISPDFVGQTIAVHNGKSFIPVYVTENMVGHKLGEFSPTRSFRGHGGNKNKGSR; encoded by the coding sequence ATGGCAAGATCACTTAAAAAAGGACCATTCATTCATCATACTTTAGATAAGAAGGTTCAGACAAACATAGAGTCTGGTAAGAAGACAGTTATTAAAACTTGGTCTAGAGCATCGATGATCTCTCCGGACTTCGTAGGACAAACTATTGCTGTACACAACGGGAAATCTTTTATCCCTGTTTATGTTACAGAAAACATGGTTGGTCACAAGTTAGGCGAATTTTCTCCAACAAGATCTTTCAGAGGTCATGGTGGTAACAAAAACAAAGGAAGCAGATAA
- the rplV gene encoding 50S ribosomal protein L22 translates to MGSRKQDSSIARKEANKDVVKASLNNCPSSPRKMRLVADIIRGEQVDKALYILKYSKKDASNKLEKLLLSAMANWQTKNEGADIEEANLIVKEIFVDSARQLKRLRPAPQGRGYRIRKRSNHVTLILGNKEN, encoded by the coding sequence ATGGGATCAAGAAAACAAGATAGTTCAATCGCAAGAAAAGAAGCTAACAAAGACGTTGTAAAAGCTTCATTAAATAATTGCCCGTCTTCTCCAAGAAAAATGAGATTAGTTGCTGATATCATTAGAGGAGAGCAGGTAGATAAAGCTCTTTATATCCTAAAATATTCTAAGAAGGATGCTTCTAACAAGTTAGAAAAATTACTTCTTTCTGCTATGGCAAACTGGCAGACTAAAAACGAAGGTGCGGATATTGAAGAAGCTAACCTTATCGTTAAAGAAATCTTCGTGGATAGCGCAAGACAATTGAAGAGACTAAGACCAGCTCCACAAGGTAGAGGGTATAGAATCAGAAAAAGATCTAACCACGTTACATTAATCTTAGGTAATAAAGAAAATTAA
- the rpsC gene encoding 30S ribosomal protein S3 → MGQKTNPIGNRLGIIRGWDSNWFGGNDYGDRIAEDYKIRRYLEARLSKGGISKIYIERTLKLVTVTITTARPGLIIGKGGQEVDKLKEELKKLTGKDIQINIFEIKRPELDAVLVADSISKQIENRISYRRAVKMAMASTMRMGAEGIKVQISGRLNGAEMARSESFKEGRIPLSTFRADIDYHWAEAHTTYGRLGVKVWIMKGEVYGKRELSPLVGQQKKGGQSDRGNRGGDRDNRRPRKNNNNNNNN, encoded by the coding sequence ATGGGACAGAAGACAAATCCAATTGGTAATAGATTAGGTATCATCAGAGGATGGGATTCTAACTGGTTTGGTGGAAACGATTATGGAGACAGAATCGCTGAAGACTACAAAATCAGAAGATACCTTGAGGCTAGATTATCTAAAGGTGGTATTTCAAAAATCTATATTGAAAGAACACTTAAATTAGTAACAGTTACAATCACTACTGCTAGACCGGGACTTATCATCGGTAAAGGAGGTCAGGAAGTTGATAAATTGAAAGAAGAATTGAAGAAACTTACAGGTAAGGATATTCAAATCAATATTTTCGAAATCAAAAGACCTGAATTAGATGCTGTACTAGTTGCTGATAGTATTTCTAAGCAAATTGAAAACAGAATTTCTTACAGAAGAGCTGTTAAAATGGCAATGGCAAGTACTATGAGAATGGGTGCTGAAGGTATCAAAGTTCAAATCTCTGGTAGATTGAACGGAGCTGAAATGGCAAGATCAGAATCTTTCAAAGAAGGAAGAATTCCATTGTCAACTTTCAGAGCTGATATCGATTACCACTGGGCAGAAGCTCACACTACTTACGGTAGATTAGGGGTAAAAGTTTGGATCATGAAAGGTGAAGTTTACGGTAAAAGAGAACTTTCTCCACTAGTGGGACAACAGAAAAAAGGAGGTCAGTCAGACAGAGGAAACAGAGGAGGAGACAGAGACAACAGAAGACCTAGAAAAAACAACAACAATAACAATAATAATTAA
- the rplP gene encoding 50S ribosomal protein L16 has product MLQPKRTKFRRVHKMKMKGNAQRGSQLAYGTFGIKATEGAWITARQIEAARIAATRYMKREGQLWIKIFPDKPITKKPAEVRMGKGKGAVEYWVAVVKPGKIMFEIGGVPYDIAKEALRLAAQKLPVVTKFIVANDFVKPL; this is encoded by the coding sequence ATGTTACAACCAAAAAGAACCAAATTCCGTAGAGTTCACAAGATGAAGATGAAGGGGAATGCCCAAAGAGGTAGTCAACTTGCTTACGGAACTTTTGGGATCAAAGCAACGGAAGGAGCTTGGATCACTGCGAGACAAATTGAAGCAGCTCGTATCGCTGCAACAAGATACATGAAGAGAGAAGGTCAACTATGGATCAAAATCTTCCCAGATAAGCCAATTACTAAAAAACCAGCGGAAGTACGTATGGGTAAAGGTAAGGGTGCTGTTGAATATTGGGTAGCTGTAGTAAAACCAGGTAAAATTATGTTCGAAATCGGAGGGGTACCTTACGATATCGCTAAGGAAGCTTTAAGACTTGCTGCACAAAAATTACCAGTAGTTACTAAATTCATCGTTGCTAACGATTTTGTTAAACCTCTATAA
- the rpmC gene encoding 50S ribosomal protein L29, protein MKNADIKNLSAGDIQAQLTEAKAQYSKLKLAHAISPIENPIQIRDLRKTIARLNTELTNKQ, encoded by the coding sequence ATGAAAAATGCTGATATTAAAAATTTAAGCGCGGGTGATATTCAAGCTCAATTAACTGAAGCAAAAGCTCAATATTCTAAATTGAAATTGGCTCATGCAATCAGCCCAATTGAAAACCCGATTCAAATCAGAGATTTGAGAAAGACAATCGCAAGACTAAACACTGAGTTAACTAACAAACAATAA
- the rpsQ gene encoding 30S ribosomal protein S17 translates to MDRNLRKERIGVVSSNKMEKTIVVSETTRVKHPMYGKFVLKTKKYTAHDENNECTEGDTVLIQETRPLSKSKRWRLVRIIEKAK, encoded by the coding sequence ATGGATAGAAATTTAAGAAAAGAAAGAATCGGAGTGGTTTCCAGCAATAAAATGGAAAAAACTATTGTTGTTAGTGAAACTACAAGAGTAAAGCACCCGATGTACGGTAAATTCGTTTTGAAAACGAAAAAATATACTGCACACGACGAGAACAACGAATGCACAGAAGGTGATACAGTTCTTATCCAAGAAACTAGACCTTTGAGCAAGAGCAAGAGATGGAGATTAGTAAGAATCATTGAAAAAGCTAAGTAA
- the rplN gene encoding 50S ribosomal protein L14, with product MLQTESRLKVADNTGAKEVLVIRVLGGTRRRYASVGDKIVVTIKDSTPSGNAKKGQVSKAVVVRTKKAVRRKDGSYIKFDDNACVLLNAAGEMRGTRVFGPVARELRDKEYMKIISLAPEVL from the coding sequence ATGTTACAAACAGAATCAAGATTAAAAGTTGCTGATAACACAGGTGCTAAAGAAGTACTAGTTATTAGAGTTCTGGGAGGAACCAGAAGAAGATATGCTTCAGTTGGTGATAAAATCGTTGTTACTATCAAGGATTCTACACCATCAGGAAACGCTAAAAAAGGTCAGGTATCTAAAGCTGTAGTAGTAAGAACTAAAAAAGCAGTAAGAAGAAAAGATGGTTCATACATCAAATTCGACGACAATGCTTGTGTATTACTAAACGCAGCGGGAGAAATGAGAGGAACGCGTGTTTTCGGACCAGTTGCTCGTGAGTTGAGAGACAAAGAATATATGAAAATCATTTCATTAGCTCCTGAAGTACTTTAA
- the rplX gene encoding 50S ribosomal protein L24: protein MSKLKIKRGDNVIITTGKKDIKGKTGEVIEVIKKEGKDPRVIVAGLNIVKKHVKPSASNPQGGITEKEASIHISNVALVGKDGKAIKIGYKIEGDKKVRVNKATGETL, encoded by the coding sequence ATGTCAAAGTTAAAAATAAAAAGAGGAGATAACGTAATCATTACTACTGGTAAGAAAGATATCAAAGGTAAGACTGGTGAAGTTATTGAAGTGATCAAGAAAGAAGGAAAAGACCCTAGAGTAATCGTTGCAGGACTTAACATCGTTAAAAAACACGTTAAGCCTTCAGCTTCAAATCCTCAAGGAGGAATTACTGAAAAGGAAGCTTCTATTCATATCTCAAACGTAGCTTTAGTTGGTAAAGACGGAAAAGCTATCAAAATCGGTTACAAAATCGAAGGAGATAAGAAAGTGAGAGTTAACAAAGCAACGGGTGAAACTTTATAA